In the Anastrepha obliqua isolate idAnaObli1 chromosome 1, idAnaObli1_1.0, whole genome shotgun sequence genome, one interval contains:
- the LOC129246839 gene encoding uncharacterized protein LOC129246839 produces the protein MAGHLLKVALICTLVAALHAAPAPQPAAAGAQARTFGGLGLGAGFGLGIGGYGGLGGYGGYPGYYGGYPGGYGGYYGRPGFGGGYYPGYGGGYGGYGNYGGSFSQSQSQSNSHSGYYNGGFGNGFFG, from the exons ATGGCTGGACAT CTCCTCAAAGTCGCACTCATCTGCACTCTTGTTGCTGCCCTACATGCCGCACCTGCACCACAACCTGCCGCTGCTGGCGCTCAGGCGCGTACTTTTGGCGGCCTAGGCTTGGGCGCTGGGTTTGGTCTGGGCATTGGTGGTTATGGTGGCTTAGGAGGTTATGGTGGCTACCCTGGCTACTACGGTGGCTATCCAGGCGGTTATGGCGGCTATTATGGCAGACCCGGTTTCGGTGGTGGCTATTACCCAGGCTATGGTGGCGGATATGGCGGCTATGGCAATTATGGTGGCTCCTTCAGTCAGTCCCAAAGTCAGTCGAACAGCCATAGTGGCTACTACAACGGTGGTTTCGGTAATGGTTTCTTTGGTTAA